Proteins from one Butyrivibrio fibrisolvens genomic window:
- a CDS encoding SPFH domain-containing protein — protein sequence MALEQIIKYEGDNTTFVWKHPCEDFNTGSQLIVHESQEALFFLNGQALDLFGPGRHTLETQNIPLLSKIANIPTGGETPFHCEVYFINKTEQMAIKWGTDSKVQYVEPTYHFPISIGANGEMTLSVADSRLLVVNLVGTERVLDQTTITRYFRAFLMTKVKTYIAQTIKANAINIFEIDEKLEDFSAELKQRLEKDFADYGVSLNRFFVTAIVKPDGDPQYEKFKDLHFRQYADIAEAQLQQKVGIIEQQTKAQQMVIESQGIAQKRATEGYTYQQERGFDVAEKVAQNEGSGNFSSAGIGLGMIAGVGGAIGNTVGNVFNQSVSAMNDNIPASAETPKFCDVCGSELTPGAIFCDNCGSAINTVNANVCPNCGFTFIRPGKFCPKCGVKRGE from the coding sequence TTGGCACTCGAACAAATAATCAAATATGAAGGTGATAATACTACATTTGTATGGAAGCATCCATGTGAAGATTTTAATACAGGAAGTCAACTGATCGTTCATGAATCGCAGGAAGCTCTGTTTTTTTTAAATGGACAAGCTTTGGATTTGTTTGGTCCCGGCAGGCACACACTTGAAACGCAAAATATTCCTCTGTTAAGCAAAATTGCAAATATTCCAACTGGTGGCGAAACACCGTTCCATTGTGAAGTCTATTTTATAAATAAGACGGAACAGATGGCTATTAAGTGGGGAACAGACAGTAAAGTACAGTATGTTGAGCCAACTTATCATTTTCCTATATCTATAGGCGCTAATGGAGAGATGACCCTTTCTGTTGCAGATTCAAGGTTGTTAGTTGTTAACCTGGTCGGAACGGAACGAGTACTTGATCAGACAACTATTACCAGATATTTCAGAGCTTTTCTGATGACAAAAGTAAAGACCTATATTGCCCAGACAATAAAGGCAAATGCAATAAACATCTTCGAAATAGATGAAAAACTTGAAGATTTCTCGGCAGAGCTAAAGCAACGACTCGAAAAAGATTTTGCTGATTATGGAGTATCCCTGAATCGCTTCTTTGTAACTGCAATTGTTAAACCTGATGGCGATCCACAATATGAAAAATTCAAGGATCTTCATTTCAGGCAGTACGCAGACATTGCAGAAGCACAGCTGCAGCAAAAGGTCGGCATTATTGAACAGCAGACAAAGGCTCAGCAGATGGTTATAGAGTCTCAGGGAATTGCTCAAAAGCGTGCTACAGAAGGCTATACATACCAACAGGAGAGAGGTTTCGATGTTGCTGAGAAAGTCGCACAGAACGAAGGAAGCGGAAATTTCAGCAGTGCGGGAATAGGTCTTGGAATGATAGCCGGTGTCGGCGGAGCTATCGGTAATACCGTAGGGAATGTATTCAATCAGTCTGTATCAGCCATGAATGATAATATTCCTGCATCTGCAGAAACTCCAAAATTCTGCGATGTATGCGGTTCGGAACTCACTCCCGGAGCGATATTTTGTGATAACTGCGGATCTGCTATCAACACAGTAAATGCTAACGTATGCCCAAACTGCGGTTTTACATTTATAAGACCAGGTAAGTTCTGTCCAAAATGTGGCGTAAAGAGAGGAGAATAA